A stretch of the Odontesthes bonariensis isolate fOdoBon6 chromosome 5, fOdoBon6.hap1, whole genome shotgun sequence genome encodes the following:
- the LOC142380725 gene encoding uncharacterized protein LOC142380725: protein MLTMSSHSSLFLLITLWASVQDGLGLPVVKQLEVEASEGVQTHKVRTRRCACSNLLDSECHYFCHLDIIWVNTPSKMTVYGLGGASLRRKRSTDRCTCTNLGDQTCSSFCHRRSEIKSVKSAQLVSILRAAAAAGRSQRARDVRLSSREESSRAQRKNA from the exons ATGTTAACTATGTCTTCTCACAGCAGCCTTTTTCTCCTCATCACTCTCTGGGCTTCAGTTCAAGATG GTTTGGGTCTTCCGGTTGTGAAGCAGCTGGAGGTGGAGGCCAGTGAGGGTGTCCAAACACACAAAGTGAGGACCAGACGCTGTGCCTGTAGTAATCTGCTGGACTCTGAGTGCCATTACTTCTGCCACCTGGATATCATCTGGGTCAACACACCAAG TAAAATGACGGTTTATGGTCTGGGAGGTGCCTCGTTGCGACGCAAACGGTCCACCGACCGCTGCACCTGCACCAACCTTGGGGATCAAACCTGCTCCAGTTTCTGCCATCGCCG CTCTGAAATCAAGTCTGTGAAAAGTGCTCAACTCGTCAGCATCCTGAG agctgctgctgctgctggcaggTCACAGAGAGCTCGGGATGTGCGCCTTTCAAGCAGGGAGGAATCTTCAAGGGCTCAGAGGAAGAACGCTTGA